From a single Peromyscus maniculatus bairdii isolate BWxNUB_F1_BW_parent chromosome 4, HU_Pman_BW_mat_3.1, whole genome shotgun sequence genomic region:
- the Lrrc57 gene encoding leucine-rich repeat-containing protein 57 isoform X2: protein MGNSALRAHVETAQKTGVFQLKDRGLTEFPSELQKLTSNLRTIDLSNNKIDSLPPLLIGKFSLLKSLSLNNNKLTVLPDELCNLKKLETLSLNNNHLRELPSTFGQLSALKTLSLSGNQLGALPPQLCSLRHLDVVDLSKNQIRSIPDTVGELQAFELNLNQNQISQISVKISCCPRLKVLRLEENCLELSMLPQSILSDSQICLLAVEGNLFEIKKLRELEGYDKYMERFTATKKKFA from the exons ATGGGAAACAGTGCCCTCCGCGCTCATGTGGAAACAGCGCAGAAAACTGGTGTCTTTCAGCTTAAAGACCGTGGTCTGACCGag TTCCCCTCAGAGTTGCAGAAGCTGACAAGCAACCTTAGGACCATCGATTTGTCCAACAACAAGATCGACAGCCTTCCGCCCCTGCTAATAGGAAAGTTCAGTCTGCTGAAGAGCCTCtccctcaacaacaacaaactga CTGTTCTACCCGATGAATTATGTAATCTGAAAAAACTAGAGACTCTAAGTCTAAACAACAATCACCTGAGAGAGCTACCGTCTACCTTTGGGCAGCTTTCTGCCCTGAAGACCCTGAGCCTCTCTGGGAACCAGCTGGGAGCACTACCACCTCAACTCTGTAGCCTGCGACATCTGGATGTGGTAGATCTCTCTAAAAACCAGATTCGGAGCATACCTGACACTGTGGGGGAGCTGCAGGCCTTCGAACTCAACCTCAACCAAAACCAG ATATCTCAGATCTCAGTGAAGATATCCTGCTGTCCTCGCCTCAAAGTGCTCCGATTGGAGGAGAACTGTCTGGAGCTCAGCATGCTTCCCCAGAGCATCCTCAGCGACTCCCAGATTTGCCTGCTCGCTGTGGAAGGCAATCTCTTTGAAATAAAGAAACTTCGAGAACTAGAGGGTTATGATAAG tACATGGAGAGGTTCACAGCCACCAAGAAGAAATTCGCATGA
- the Lrrc57 gene encoding leucine-rich repeat-containing protein 57 isoform X1, producing MMSQGVPARAEALGARLRELSRGARMGNSALRAHVETAQKTGVFQLKDRGLTEFPSELQKLTSNLRTIDLSNNKIDSLPPLLIGKFSLLKSLSLNNNKLTVLPDELCNLKKLETLSLNNNHLRELPSTFGQLSALKTLSLSGNQLGALPPQLCSLRHLDVVDLSKNQIRSIPDTVGELQAFELNLNQNQISQISVKISCCPRLKVLRLEENCLELSMLPQSILSDSQICLLAVEGNLFEIKKLRELEGYDKYMERFTATKKKFA from the exons GGAACTGAGCCGCGGCGCTAGGATGGGAAACAGTGCCCTCCGCGCTCATGTGGAAACAGCGCAGAAAACTGGTGTCTTTCAGCTTAAAGACCGTGGTCTGACCGag TTCCCCTCAGAGTTGCAGAAGCTGACAAGCAACCTTAGGACCATCGATTTGTCCAACAACAAGATCGACAGCCTTCCGCCCCTGCTAATAGGAAAGTTCAGTCTGCTGAAGAGCCTCtccctcaacaacaacaaactga CTGTTCTACCCGATGAATTATGTAATCTGAAAAAACTAGAGACTCTAAGTCTAAACAACAATCACCTGAGAGAGCTACCGTCTACCTTTGGGCAGCTTTCTGCCCTGAAGACCCTGAGCCTCTCTGGGAACCAGCTGGGAGCACTACCACCTCAACTCTGTAGCCTGCGACATCTGGATGTGGTAGATCTCTCTAAAAACCAGATTCGGAGCATACCTGACACTGTGGGGGAGCTGCAGGCCTTCGAACTCAACCTCAACCAAAACCAG ATATCTCAGATCTCAGTGAAGATATCCTGCTGTCCTCGCCTCAAAGTGCTCCGATTGGAGGAGAACTGTCTGGAGCTCAGCATGCTTCCCCAGAGCATCCTCAGCGACTCCCAGATTTGCCTGCTCGCTGTGGAAGGCAATCTCTTTGAAATAAAGAAACTTCGAGAACTAGAGGGTTATGATAAG tACATGGAGAGGTTCACAGCCACCAAGAAGAAATTCGCATGA